In Bacillus horti, a single window of DNA contains:
- the moaD gene encoding molybdopterin converting factor subunit 1 has protein sequence MIRVLLFAGIQEKLQTHQLTVPFEELTVQELKSYLIEQHHGLKLDLNQALFAVNQEFADEEQLIKAQDEVAIIPPVSGG, from the coding sequence ATGATTCGAGTTTTACTATTTGCTGGAATTCAAGAGAAATTACAAACACATCAGCTTACCGTTCCATTTGAAGAACTGACTGTACAAGAATTAAAGAGCTATCTAATTGAGCAACACCATGGCCTTAAGCTTGACTTAAATCAAGCTTTGTTTGCTGTTAATCAAGAATTTGCTGACGAAGAGCAGCTAATCAAGGCACAGGATGAGGTAGCGATTATCCCACCAGTGAGCGGAGGATAA
- a CDS encoding 5-formyltetrahydrofolate cyclo-ligase, with product MSKPMSIVQLKQQIRLEMIQKKKQLPNSIFEQYNSLLHEWLYMSEAWKKAPHVALYYSVEKEVDTLKIIKQAWLENKPVYLPKCNREDKTLTFYRVDSFEQLETVFYGIPEPIPEQCESISVEELRFIIVPGLAFDHAGFRIGYGAGYYDRTLEQTDPAACLVGLVFPFQLYLNRLPIDQHDRSVQLIYTIDGVIQCDHKES from the coding sequence ATGAGCAAGCCTATGAGTATTGTCCAATTAAAACAGCAAATTCGTTTAGAGATGATACAGAAAAAAAAACAACTGCCCAATTCTATTTTTGAGCAATATAATAGCCTGCTTCATGAGTGGCTGTATATGAGTGAAGCTTGGAAGAAGGCTCCTCATGTTGCCTTATATTACTCCGTCGAAAAAGAAGTAGATACACTCAAGATTATTAAACAGGCTTGGCTTGAAAATAAGCCAGTGTATTTACCGAAATGCAATAGGGAGGATAAAACTCTTACTTTTTATAGAGTCGATTCCTTTGAGCAGCTGGAAACTGTTTTTTATGGGATTCCCGAGCCTATTCCCGAGCAATGTGAGTCGATTTCTGTTGAGGAGCTTCGTTTCATCATTGTCCCTGGATTAGCATTCGACCATGCAGGGTTTAGAATTGGTTATGGGGCAGGCTACTATGATCGTACCTTGGAACAGACTGATCCAGCGGCGTGCTTGGTTGGCTTAGTTTTTCCGTTTCAGCTTTACCTTAATCGATTGCCCATTGATCAGCACGATAGATCCGTCCAATTGATTTATACGATTGATGGAGTGATCCAATGTGACCATAAGGAAAGCTAG
- a CDS encoding molybdenum cofactor guanylyltransferase: MEQQEFVSVLLAGGASRRMGQSKARLRLEGKTLVERQFEVVSPFSSSIVIVVAPEDYPFFVEMFKDCFKVLIVMDQANIRGFGPLAGIYTAMNKIEAQAYFVLACDLIYFPSELLAKLKAYSLNHLAHEAFVPKEGTYNQPLAAIYRCGPSVLYTLLQNNKKRLADLLEVLKVHEIKEDQWRGWTEVKDPFYNLNHAKDYEEMIRKENL; this comes from the coding sequence ATGGAGCAACAGGAATTTGTAAGTGTTCTTTTAGCAGGTGGAGCAAGTAGGAGAATGGGGCAGTCAAAGGCTCGACTTAGGTTGGAGGGAAAGACTCTAGTGGAGAGACAGTTCGAAGTAGTCTCTCCTTTCTCATCTAGTATTGTCATTGTTGTAGCACCTGAGGATTACCCCTTCTTCGTTGAAATGTTTAAGGATTGTTTTAAAGTACTGATCGTTATGGATCAAGCTAATATCCGAGGATTTGGTCCGTTAGCTGGAATCTATACAGCAATGAATAAAATAGAAGCACAAGCTTATTTTGTTTTAGCTTGTGATCTTATTTATTTTCCTAGTGAGTTATTAGCCAAGCTTAAAGCGTATAGCTTGAATCATTTGGCTCACGAAGCGTTTGTTCCTAAAGAGGGTACATATAATCAGCCATTAGCGGCGATTTATCGATGTGGACCTAGTGTTCTGTATACCTTATTACAAAATAACAAAAAGCGTTTAGCAGACCTCCTTGAAGTATTAAAAGTACATGAGATTAAGGAAGATCAGTGGAGGGGCTGGACGGAGGTGAAAGACCCTTTTTATAATTTAAACCATGCTAAGGATTATGAAGAGATGATACGGAAAGAGAATCTTTAA
- a CDS encoding phosphate/phosphite/phosphonate ABC transporter substrate-binding protein has product MKKSLLVVLSLAFVFVLAACGSSSGDGDVTSLTMGFVPSQDADKIADTVEPLQERLSEILDVDIDARVMTDFVGLVEAMRTGQVDIGFLPPFGFVQAEERANVEVILKAVRDGETSYRAQYSIRNDADLEHIQSLEDLVNEEGIRWAYADPTSASGFLFPASQLLGLGVEDLDAHFSQLVVGGHDTALIALLNNDADIATTYEDARDRVEQDYADVKERVRVLGFTDPIPNDTISVREGLSDEWTQKIKEAFLSFNDDEEMIQVMSDVYNWTGIAEAKSEDYEIVRETYRNFEEQLAE; this is encoded by the coding sequence GTGAAGAAATCGTTATTAGTTGTGCTTTCTTTAGCTTTTGTATTTGTTTTAGCTGCTTGTGGTAGTAGCTCAGGTGATGGTGATGTAACGTCTCTAACAATGGGTTTTGTTCCTTCACAGGACGCTGATAAAATTGCAGATACTGTTGAACCGTTACAAGAAAGATTAAGTGAGATTCTTGATGTGGACATTGATGCTCGTGTAATGACAGATTTCGTTGGTCTTGTTGAGGCTATGAGAACGGGTCAGGTTGATATTGGTTTCCTACCTCCATTTGGATTTGTTCAAGCAGAGGAAAGAGCAAACGTTGAGGTTATTTTAAAAGCTGTGCGTGACGGTGAAACTTCTTACCGTGCTCAATACAGCATTCGTAATGACGCTGATCTAGAACATATTCAGAGCTTAGAAGACCTTGTAAACGAAGAAGGAATTCGTTGGGCATACGCTGACCCAACTTCTGCTTCAGGATTCTTATTCCCAGCGTCACAATTATTAGGTCTTGGAGTGGAAGACCTAGACGCTCACTTCTCCCAGCTTGTAGTGGGTGGACATGATACAGCTCTTATTGCACTTCTAAATAACGATGCTGATATTGCTACTACGTATGAGGATGCTCGTGACCGTGTAGAGCAGGACTATGCTGATGTAAAAGAAAGAGTTCGTGTTCTTGGATTCACTGATCCAATTCCTAACGATACAATTTCTGTACGTGAAGGCTTAAGCGATGAGTGGACTCAAAAGATCAAAGAAGCTTTCTTAAGCTTCAATGATGATGAAGAAATGATTCAGGTTATGAGTGATGTATATAACTGGACAGGTATCGCAGAAGCAAAATCAGAGGACTACGAAATCGTTCGTGAAACATATAGAAACTTCGAGGAGCAACTTGCAGAATAA
- a CDS encoding molybdenum cofactor biosynthesis protein MoaE encodes MDNLFTITAEAISIEQVIDKVVHPHAGAINTFIGTVRELTYGKRTLYLEYQTYESMAVKKLSQIGAEIQQRWPDTRVAITHRVGQLAISDVAVVIAVSTPHRADSYEASRYAIERIKEIVPIWKKEHWEDGEVWVGNQLETISYPTGKPELDWRRLS; translated from the coding sequence ATGGATAATCTGTTTACAATAACAGCAGAAGCCATTTCAATTGAACAAGTTATCGATAAGGTTGTTCATCCACATGCTGGTGCAATCAATACATTTATCGGAACAGTAAGAGAGCTAACATATGGCAAACGTACATTATATTTGGAATATCAGACGTATGAAAGCATGGCTGTGAAAAAGCTGAGCCAAATTGGAGCTGAGATTCAGCAGCGTTGGCCGGATACTAGAGTGGCTATTACTCATCGTGTAGGTCAATTGGCTATTTCAGATGTAGCCGTTGTTATTGCCGTATCAACACCTCACAGAGCAGATTCCTATGAGGCGTCTAGATATGCTATAGAGCGAATTAAGGAAATTGTACCTATATGGAAAAAAGAGCATTGGGAGGATGGAGAGGTTTGGGTTGGAAATCAGCTTGAAACGATATCCTATCCAACAGGGAAACCGGAGCTAGACTGGAGGAGGCTATCATGA
- the glp gene encoding gephyrin-like molybdotransferase Glp, producing the protein MSTRTPIPVPEAISRVIEKSKAGGTERVQLKDTIGRYLAEDIVADHPIPHFNRSAFDGFAIRSDDTLEANFENPIELKLIESIAAGQVATKEVGSHEATRIMTGAQVPIGADAILALELSETLEKEGEVWVRLNRPIPKGTHISEKGEDVQEGAILAHKGRRISAGEMAMLAMFGYHEVQVYKQPIVGIFVTGTELLPVEAEIEPGKIRNSNSYMLESQIKALGGIPQFYGLLPDDFELCYREINEALKKVDYLITTGGASVGDFDYVQDIVAKLGADTLFNKIAMRPGSVTTVATLGDKWIFGLSGNPAACFVGFELFARPVLRTFSGSKAPHLPRSKARLSHAIKKPNPFTRFTRAKAELQGSQVVVSSIGVDKSGIASALVEANALLVVPGGTRELKEGEELEIIWLDRYEEGYKHV; encoded by the coding sequence ATGAGTACGAGAACACCCATCCCTGTACCAGAAGCGATTTCCCGGGTTATAGAAAAAAGTAAAGCAGGTGGAACGGAGAGGGTTCAGCTTAAGGATACAATCGGACGTTATTTAGCTGAAGATATTGTGGCAGACCACCCTATTCCACACTTTAATCGTTCAGCCTTTGACGGATTTGCGATCCGATCTGATGATACGCTAGAGGCTAACTTTGAGAATCCAATTGAATTAAAGCTAATTGAGTCTATTGCCGCTGGACAGGTTGCTACTAAAGAGGTTGGAAGTCATGAGGCAACTCGGATTATGACGGGAGCGCAGGTTCCTATTGGAGCAGATGCCATTCTTGCTCTTGAATTAAGTGAGACGTTGGAAAAAGAGGGAGAGGTTTGGGTTAGACTGAATCGCCCAATTCCCAAGGGGACGCATATCTCCGAAAAAGGGGAGGATGTTCAAGAAGGGGCCATCTTAGCACACAAAGGGAGAAGGATTTCTGCTGGTGAGATGGCTATGCTTGCGATGTTTGGCTATCATGAGGTGCAGGTTTATAAGCAGCCTATCGTCGGGATTTTTGTAACCGGTACTGAGCTGTTACCGGTTGAAGCAGAAATTGAACCTGGTAAGATTCGCAATAGCAATTCCTATATGTTAGAAAGCCAGATCAAGGCTCTAGGAGGAATTCCACAATTTTATGGACTATTGCCAGATGATTTTGAGCTTTGCTATAGGGAGATCAATGAAGCTTTAAAGAAAGTGGATTACTTGATAACGACTGGCGGGGCATCTGTAGGTGATTTTGATTATGTACAGGACATTGTAGCTAAGTTAGGGGCTGACACCCTTTTTAATAAAATTGCTATGCGTCCAGGGAGTGTAACAACGGTAGCAACGTTAGGAGATAAATGGATCTTTGGCTTGTCTGGAAATCCGGCAGCCTGTTTTGTAGGATTTGAGTTATTTGCTAGACCTGTTTTACGTACCTTTAGTGGCTCAAAAGCTCCCCATTTACCTCGCTCAAAAGCAAGGCTTAGCCATGCTATAAAAAAACCAAATCCTTTCACTAGATTTACTAGAGCAAAGGCAGAGCTACAAGGCTCACAGGTTGTCGTTAGCTCCATAGGGGTAGACAAATCTGGTATAGCGTCAGCGTTAGTTGAAGCCAATGCATTACTGGTTGTCCCTGGAGGAACACGAGAGCTTAAAGAAGGGGAAGAGCTTGAAATTATTTGGTTAGATCGGTATGAGGAAGGCTATAAGCATGTCTGA
- a CDS encoding HAD family hydrolase: MFNQNEYFIFDLDGTLYEDTNHFSYYAEQLKNELDKQHWDAFEKEYDLIISGDHAVAIGRIYDVVRDQIVRVDSSSMKVIEAWTWQGEALDQDQISSDYPAPITCDFETMIAIGDGWWLPNACAKHFGVVDTYSAYEKTKEYMAGSDFQLTRIPRLRQALLHLKGKKQICLLTNSQEDDVQRLLNRLDLEGIFDEIITEARKPQYTSNHFSSLLKKHNYSPEQCVSIGDNFINEIAPALRLGIKTVFIDINELDYPEYDGIKVQSISDILDDFLSL, translated from the coding sequence ATGTTTAACCAAAATGAGTATTTTATTTTTGATTTGGACGGGACTTTGTATGAGGATACAAATCATTTTTCCTATTATGCTGAACAGCTGAAAAATGAGCTCGATAAACAGCACTGGGACGCTTTTGAGAAGGAATACGATCTCATTATTTCCGGCGATCATGCCGTGGCAATTGGTAGGATCTATGATGTAGTTAGAGATCAAATCGTCAGAGTAGATTCTAGCAGTATGAAAGTTATAGAGGCGTGGACATGGCAGGGAGAAGCTTTAGATCAAGATCAAATCAGTTCAGATTATCCAGCTCCTATTACATGTGACTTTGAAACAATGATTGCTATAGGAGACGGCTGGTGGCTGCCAAACGCTTGTGCTAAGCACTTTGGAGTAGTGGATACTTACTCAGCGTATGAGAAAACAAAAGAATACATGGCTGGAAGCGACTTTCAGCTTACTCGCATCCCAAGACTTCGCCAGGCATTACTTCACCTTAAGGGTAAGAAGCAAATTTGCTTACTAACTAACAGCCAAGAGGATGATGTACAAAGACTTTTAAATAGATTGGACCTTGAAGGCATTTTCGACGAAATTATTACAGAAGCACGGAAGCCTCAATATACAAGTAATCACTTTTCTAGCCTGCTAAAAAAACACAACTATTCTCCTGAGCAATGCGTATCAATTGGGGACAACTTCATTAATGAGATTGCTCCTGCCCTTCGTTTGGGAATAAAGACCGTGTTTATTGATATAAATGAGCTAGATTATCCAGAATATGACGGCATTAAAGTACAAAGTATTTCAGACATCTTAGATGATTTTTTAAGCTTGTAA
- the phnC gene encoding phosphonate ABC transporter ATP-binding protein, with product MIEFKNVSLTYPNGHQGLKNVNLKLNDGEFVVVVGLSGAGKSTLIRSINQLVKPNSGELLIDGENTLKYGESQLRKLRTQIGMIFQNYNLVKRASVLRNVLSGRLGHTGTIRSLLGLFPREDVHLAMESLRRVGIEEKAYVRSDQLSGGQQQRVSIARALTQKPKIILADEPVASLDPPTSHIVMKDLKRINKEDNMTTIVNLHFIDMAMEYADRIIGMRAGEVVYDGPASAVTEKTFEEIYGRPIKEDDIRGGVEE from the coding sequence ATGATTGAGTTTAAGAATGTTTCACTAACTTATCCAAACGGTCACCAAGGCTTAAAAAATGTAAACCTGAAGTTAAATGATGGTGAATTTGTGGTCGTTGTAGGTCTGTCGGGTGCAGGAAAATCAACATTAATCAGAAGTATAAACCAACTGGTCAAACCTAATAGTGGAGAGCTGCTTATTGATGGTGAAAACACCCTTAAATATGGAGAAAGCCAGCTACGAAAGCTTAGAACTCAGATTGGTATGATCTTTCAAAATTATAACTTAGTTAAAAGAGCTTCCGTGCTTAGAAACGTGTTGTCAGGGAGACTTGGCCATACTGGAACGATTCGTAGTTTACTTGGGCTTTTTCCTAGGGAAGATGTTCATCTAGCTATGGAGAGCCTTAGACGAGTGGGAATTGAGGAAAAGGCATACGTTCGTTCAGATCAGCTAAGTGGTGGACAGCAACAGCGTGTAAGTATAGCCAGAGCTTTAACACAAAAGCCTAAGATTATTTTGGCGGACGAGCCTGTAGCGAGTTTAGATCCTCCAACGTCTCACATTGTTATGAAAGATCTTAAGCGAATTAATAAAGAAGATAACATGACAACGATTGTTAACCTGCACTTTATCGATATGGCTATGGAATATGCTGACCGTATCATAGGAATGAGAGCTGGAGAAGTTGTTTATGATGGACCAGCTAGTGCTGTAACGGAGAAAACTTTCGAAGAAATCTATGGTAGACCGATCAAGGAAGATGATATTCGTGGGGGAGTTGAAGAGTAA
- a CDS encoding ThiF family adenylyltransferase: MMQSRYSRQILFPHIGESGQKKLGESKVLIVGMGALGTVLANHMVRAGVGFVRFVDRDFVEASNLQRQMLFDEEDVKERLPKAVAAERKLRKINSSVQIEGIVGDVTALTIAKYAENVDLILDGTDNFQTRFLINDYCFKHNIPFFYGGAVSTRGMQATFIPHETPCLRCLFEDAGGTSETCDTVGVLGSIIDVIASLQALEAIKWMTGNKAAIRKSMLSIDLWHTHQHFIKWGKPKHACITCQLDRYPALAVQEEDQFSTLCGRDTIQITPRHVEKRDLVEWEKRLEKAGKVERNPFLLRFQTDPYTMVLFSDGRVLVQGTEELATAKSLYAKYIGM; the protein is encoded by the coding sequence ATGATGCAGAGCAGATATTCAAGACAGATATTGTTCCCACATATCGGAGAAAGCGGTCAGAAAAAGCTTGGAGAAAGTAAGGTTCTGATCGTTGGGATGGGGGCCTTAGGGACCGTATTGGCTAATCATATGGTCAGAGCAGGAGTGGGGTTCGTTCGCTTTGTTGATCGTGATTTCGTCGAAGCGAGTAATTTACAGCGTCAGATGCTCTTTGATGAGGAGGACGTTAAGGAGCGTTTGCCTAAAGCCGTTGCAGCGGAAAGAAAACTTAGGAAGATAAATTCATCCGTACAAATAGAAGGTATTGTTGGAGATGTTACCGCTTTAACCATTGCCAAGTATGCTGAAAATGTTGACCTTATTTTAGATGGGACAGATAATTTTCAGACACGATTTCTTATTAATGATTACTGCTTTAAACATAATATCCCTTTCTTTTATGGAGGGGCAGTCAGTACAAGAGGCATGCAAGCAACGTTTATTCCTCATGAAACCCCTTGTTTACGTTGCTTATTTGAGGATGCAGGAGGGACGTCAGAAACCTGTGATACAGTAGGGGTGCTTGGATCGATCATCGATGTAATTGCTTCCTTGCAGGCTTTAGAAGCGATTAAATGGATGACTGGAAATAAAGCGGCGATTCGCAAAAGTATGCTTTCAATTGATTTGTGGCATACCCATCAGCATTTCATAAAATGGGGCAAGCCGAAGCATGCTTGTATTACGTGTCAGCTTGATCGCTATCCAGCATTAGCCGTACAGGAAGAGGATCAGTTTAGTACTTTATGTGGTAGGGATACGATTCAGATCACCCCTCGTCATGTGGAAAAAAGAGATCTTGTGGAATGGGAAAAAAGGCTAGAAAAAGCGGGCAAGGTAGAGAGAAATCCATTTCTTCTTCGCTTTCAAACGGATCCGTACACGATGGTGCTCTTTTCAGATGGAAGAGTTCTTGTACAAGGGACAGAGGAGCTCGCGACAGCCAAGTCTCTTTATGCGAAGTATATTGGTATGTAG
- the mobB gene encoding molybdopterin-guanine dinucleotide biosynthesis protein B: MSESGINAPDFVNVLQVVGYKNSGKTTWVSFLVNWLSQKGKKVATIKHDAHGFSLDQPNTDTWSHQQAGAALTLIQSPNGMGIISNHKQEHPLQQLIHYISIIDQYDMIIVEGYKLESYPKMLLIRNPADFKLLSLLEAIEVVLFWNEEDLKYYNERDNEDKKEQNGLRDEEIGSFFPTCPAFLIEDEEGIMSWMESYLSKEGKHG, from the coding sequence ATGTCTGAAAGTGGGATTAATGCCCCGGACTTCGTAAATGTTTTACAGGTGGTGGGCTATAAAAATAGTGGGAAGACTACATGGGTATCCTTTCTTGTGAACTGGTTAAGTCAAAAGGGGAAAAAGGTAGCAACCATTAAGCATGATGCCCACGGTTTTTCTTTAGATCAACCCAATACGGATACTTGGAGCCATCAACAGGCCGGCGCTGCCTTAACACTTATTCAATCACCTAATGGGATGGGAATTATTTCTAACCATAAACAGGAGCATCCATTACAGCAACTGATCCACTATATTTCTATTATTGATCAGTATGATATGATAATAGTTGAAGGGTATAAGCTAGAGAGCTATCCTAAGATGCTCCTTATCCGTAATCCAGCTGATTTTAAGCTATTGTCTCTTTTAGAAGCTATTGAAGTCGTCCTTTTTTGGAATGAAGAGGACTTAAAGTATTATAATGAGCGAGATAATGAGGATAAAAAGGAGCAAAATGGTTTGCGAGACGAAGAAATAGGATCTTTTTTCCCCACTTGTCCTGCGTTTCTAATTGAGGATGAAGAGGGAATTATGAGCTGGATGGAGAGCTACCTTTCAAAGGAGGGAAAGCATGGATAA
- a CDS encoding M3 family metallopeptidase, which translates to MRSINSEKELTSYLDEYEAKLEKLATRIGELSYQRFLDKKPNPALVELKKERGRLALDPTFHEIIQKWSDKEMDLLLQRRVEVWNSLNRQAKVSAHPEVMDLVQELDEKIVTHKYKYGEERVELGEIRNHIKGNHDTELRKQAWLANQELSEQIEQKMLALFKLRNRLSRDLGYETYVDLILDGAGMTKQEVTGILTELTGETQRYYQDYLRQGADSLNIEQIQPWDVQYILDQQAGDTTVAFPREKITSSVYDWAKGMGYDLKELGLEMVFVDIPYNGLCMGIGRHAVKVLGNPKDGYSYYRTSFHEMGHALHHLLNGQEHFGLRREPSVFNEGMAETFGYITHHPDWIKSFGIREQEVNQILKGAIGPQFHYLRQRTAFCLFEYACYENPDQDLNKLLAEIERTVLGVEYDETPRWAANAWFVNYPVYWQNYVLADVIASQVHHAIEKDYGALYQSKDALEKVIDTYIKPGASIPWQQKILQGTGSYLKATALIKDMTPSV; encoded by the coding sequence ATGAGATCTATAAATAGTGAAAAAGAGCTTACAAGCTATCTTGATGAATATGAAGCAAAGCTGGAGAAATTAGCGACACGTATTGGTGAATTGAGCTATCAAAGATTTTTAGATAAAAAACCAAACCCTGCTCTTGTGGAGTTGAAGAAAGAGAGAGGAAGACTTGCGCTAGATCCTACTTTTCATGAAATCATTCAGAAATGGTCAGATAAAGAGATGGACTTACTTCTTCAAAGAAGGGTAGAGGTTTGGAATAGCCTGAATAGACAGGCAAAGGTTTCAGCTCATCCTGAGGTGATGGACTTAGTTCAAGAGCTGGATGAAAAAATAGTGACTCACAAATATAAATATGGGGAAGAAAGAGTTGAGCTAGGAGAAATCCGAAACCACATAAAAGGGAATCACGATACAGAGCTGCGTAAACAGGCTTGGCTTGCTAATCAGGAGTTATCTGAGCAGATTGAACAAAAGATGCTTGCACTGTTTAAGCTAAGAAATCGCCTTTCTCGCGACCTAGGTTATGAAACATATGTGGATTTAATTCTTGATGGTGCAGGGATGACCAAGCAGGAGGTTACGGGGATTCTCACTGAATTAACGGGTGAGACACAAAGGTATTATCAGGACTACTTAAGACAAGGTGCAGATAGCTTAAACATTGAACAGATTCAGCCTTGGGATGTACAATATATCTTAGATCAACAAGCTGGAGATACAACAGTTGCATTTCCACGAGAGAAGATTACGTCATCAGTTTATGATTGGGCCAAAGGAATGGGCTACGATCTTAAAGAGCTTGGATTAGAAATGGTTTTTGTAGATATTCCATATAATGGGCTATGCATGGGGATTGGTCGTCATGCCGTTAAGGTTTTAGGGAATCCTAAGGATGGATACAGCTATTATCGGACATCCTTTCATGAGATGGGACATGCGTTGCACCACTTATTAAATGGACAAGAGCATTTTGGTTTGAGAAGAGAGCCAAGTGTCTTTAACGAAGGAATGGCAGAAACATTTGGATATATTACTCATCATCCAGATTGGATTAAGTCGTTTGGTATACGGGAGCAAGAGGTAAACCAAATCTTAAAAGGTGCAATCGGTCCTCAGTTTCACTATCTAAGACAAAGAACGGCATTTTGTTTATTTGAGTACGCCTGCTACGAAAATCCAGATCAAGACTTAAACAAGCTTCTGGCTGAGATAGAGAGAACAGTTCTAGGAGTCGAGTATGATGAGACACCACGCTGGGCGGCTAACGCTTGGTTTGTGAATTATCCTGTTTATTGGCAGAATTACGTATTAGCGGACGTTATTGCTAGTCAGGTGCATCATGCTATTGAAAAAGATTATGGTGCTTTGTACCAATCGAAGGATGCATTAGAGAAAGTAATTGATACGTATATTAAGCCTGGTGCTTCTATACCTTGGCAGCAAAAAATCCTCCAAGGCACAGGTAGCTATTTAAAGGCAACTGCTCTTATTAAGGATATGACCCCAAGCGTTTAG